From Coffea arabica cultivar ET-39 chromosome 2e, Coffea Arabica ET-39 HiFi, whole genome shotgun sequence, the proteins below share one genomic window:
- the LOC140036557 gene encoding phosphoinositide phospholipase C 6-like, producing MGSYNYYRMFGCFNRKFKISETEPPPDVMSAFHKYAGGGTHMTADQFARFLVEYQGEEGCTLADAERLMHIVIQRRHHLTKYTRRGLDLEDFFYFLFQDDLNGPIKIQVHHDMTAPLQHYFIYTGHNSYLTGNQLSSDCSEIPIIKALERGVRGIELDLWPNSAKDNVHVLHGRTLTTPVPLIKCLKSIREHAFVKSPYPVIITLEDHLTPDLQAKVAEMVIQIFGEMLYYPESGCLEEFPSPEALKHRIILSTKPPKEYLEIKNQKEGTSSPAEKDSSEDDFFMKDTLEGDPKYDSDPDDEDGDIQNQKSSQLAAPEYKRLIAIHAGKAKQGLRHALVTGLDKVKRLSLTEQDLERAASLYGTDVVRFTQKNILRVFPKGTRVTSSNFHPLVGWTHGAQMLAFNMQGYGKSLWLMHGLFGSNGGCGYVKKPDFLMKRGPRNELFDPKVKLPVKKTLKVSVYLGDGWRLDFSHTHFDSYSPPDFYTKVQMVGVPADEAKKKTRIIEDDWGPIWDEDFTFPLTVPELALLRIEIREHDMSEKDDFGGQTCLPVSELRPGIRAVPIYDKKGEKLRSVRLLMRFQFI from the exons atggggaGTTATAATTATTACAGGATGTTTGGATGTTTTAACCGGAAGTTTAAGATCAGCGAGACGGAGCCACCCCCGGACGTGATGAGTGCCTTCCATAAGTACGCCGGGGGCGGGACCCACATGACGGCCGACCAGTTTGCCAGGTTCCTGGTGGAATACCAGGGCGAGGAAGGCTGCACTCTGGCGGATGCAGAGAGGCTGATGCACATTGTCATCCAGCGTCGTCACCATTTGACCAAGTATACTCGCCGGGGACTAGACcttgaagatttcttttatttcttgttCCAGGATGATCTTAATGGCCCCATTAAAATTCAG GTACATCATGATATGACAGCTCCATTGCAACATTATTTCATATATACAGGTCACAATTCATACCTAACTGGAAACCAGTTGAGCAGCGACTGTAGTGAAATCCCAATCATAAAAGCCCTAGAAAGAGGTGTTAGGGGAATAGAACTAGATCTGTGGCCCAATTCTGCAAAAGATAATGTGCATGTTCTTCATGGAAG GACGCTGACCACTCCAGTGCCACTCATTAAATGCTTGAAGTCTATTAGGGAGCATGCTTTTGTCAAATCTCCCTACCCTGTAATAATTACTTTGGAGGATCACCTCACTCCGGACCTTCAGGCTAAAGTTGCAGAG ATGGTAATTCAAATTTTTGGAGAAATGCTGTATTACCCGGAGTCGGGATGCTTAGAAGAATTTCCCTCTCCGGAAGCATTGAAGCATCGAATAATTCTTTCAACCAAACCACCAAAAGAGTACCTTGAAATAAAGAATCAGAAAGAAGGAACTTCTTCACCTGCGGAAAAGGATTCTTCTGAAGATGATTTTTTTATGAAGGATACGTTGGAGGGCGACCCAAAG TACGATAGTGATCCAGATGATGAAGATGGAGACATCCAAAACCAAAAATCATCCCAACTAGCAGCACCGGAGTACAAGCGTCTCATTGCTATTCATGCTGGGAAGGCAAAACAGGGGTTGAGGCACGCATTAGTAACTGGGCTGGACAAAGTTAAGCGTCTTAGTTTGACTGAACAAGACCTTGAAAGGGCTGCATCTTTATATGGAACTGATGTTGTGAG GTTTACACAGAAGAATATTCTGAGGGTGTTTCCAAAGGGAACAAGAGTAACCTCGTCCAATTTTCACCCTTTAGTTGGCTGGACGCATGGAGCTCAAATGCTTGCATTCAATATGCAG GGGTATGGAAAATCACTTTGGTTGATGCATGGGTTGTTCGGATCTAATGGAGGTTGCGGTTACGTTAAGAAGCCTGACTTTCTCATGAAAAGGGGACCGCGGAATGAGCTATTTGATCCTAAAGTAAAATTGCCAGTTAAGAAAACTTTAAAG GTAAGCGTGTATTTGGGAGATGGATGGCGATTAGATTTCAGTCACACACATTTTGATTCATATTCACCGCCAGACTTCTACACAAAG GTTCAGATGGTAGGAGTGCCTGCAgatgaggccaagaaaaagaCGAGGATAATAGAGGATGACTGGGGACCGATATGGGATGAGGATTTCACATTCCCATTGACAGTTCCTGAGTTAGCTTTGCTTCGGATTGAAATCCGTGAGCATGACATGTCGGAGAAGGATGATTTTGGGGGACAGACATGCTTGCCTGTTTCGGAGTTGAGACCGGGGATCCGAGCAGTTCCAATTTACGATAAGAAAGGAGAGAAACTTAGATCTGTAAGGCTTCTGATGCGGTTCCAGTTTATATGA
- the LOC113733449 gene encoding phosphoinositide phospholipase C 2-like: MSKQTYRVCFCCRRRFKLASAEAPAEIKSIFDRYSENGTISVDNLHRFLVEVQKQENATVEDAGAIINSLHEPKHLNIFHRSGLNLEQFFKYLFGDINPPIDPRRGVHHDMHDPLSHYYIYTGHNSYLTGNQLSSDCSDVPIINALQNGVRVIELDIWPNSTKDDVDVLHGRTLTTPVQLIKCLRSIKEHAFSASEYPVVITLEDHLPRHLQAKVAEMINETFGDMLFVPGSDGLREFPSPESLKRKVMISTKPPKEYLEAKDLSGEQNEVKEGKQSAEAEPWGREISINKSRTNDEDDLNEEEAHEDDDDDEVDRKSQQIAVPEYKRLIAIHAGKGKGGLDDWLRLDPNKVRRLSLSELELEKAAVTHAKEIIRFTQRNLLRVYPKGIRFDSSNYNPLIGWMHGAQMVALNMQGYGRSLWVMRGMFRANGGCGYVRKPDILLKTGNEIFDPKAKLPVKTTLKVTVFMGEGWYYDFRHTHFDTYSPPDFYTRVGIAGVPADTLMKKTRTLEDNWIPNWNEHFEFPLTVPELALLRIEVHEYDMSDKDDFGGQTCLPVSELREGIRAVPLHNQKGEPYRSVKLLMRFQFI, from the exons ATGTCTAAACAGACCTACAGAGTATGCTTTTGTTGCCGGCGAAGGTTCAAGCTGGCTTCTGCAGAGGCCCCGGCTGAAATCAAGTCCATATTCGACCGCTACTCCGAAAACGGGACCATAAGCGTTGATAACCTCCATCGTTTCTTGGTTGAAGTTCAAAAGCAAGAGAATGCCACGGTGGAGGATGCTGGAGCCATCATAAATAGCCTTCATGAGCCTAAACACCTCAACATTTTCCATCGCAGCGGTCTTAATCTTGAGCAATTTTTCAAGTAtctttttggagatattaatcCTCCTATTGATCCTCGTCGCGGG GTTCATCATGATATGCATGATCCATTGTCTCATTACTATATATATACCGGGCATAATTCTTATTTGACTGGGAATCAGCTAAGTAGTGACTGCAGCGATGTCCCTATAATAAATGCACTCCAGAATGGTGTGAGAGTAATCGAATTGGATATATGGCCTAATTCCACAAAAGATGATGTTGATGTCCTGCATGGAAG GACGCTGACAACTCCTGTGCAACTCATCAAATGCTTGAGGTCTATTAAAGAGCATGCATTCTCTGCATCCGAGTATCCTGTTGTTATCACACTTGAAGACCATCTTCCTCGGCATCTTCAAGCTAAAGTAGCTGAG ATGATTAATGAAACATTTGGAGATATGCTGTTCGTACCTGGATCAGACGGTCTAAGAGAGTTTCCCTCGCCAGAATCCTTGAAAAGAAAGGTTATGATATCAACTAAACCACCTAAGGAGTACTTAGAGGCAAAAGACCTTAGTGGAGAACAGAATGAAGTGAAGGAAGGAAAACAATCAGCTGAAGCAGAACCTTGGGGAAGAGAAATCTCAATTAATAAATCTAGGACCAATGATGAG GATGATCTCAATGAAGAGGAAGCTCATGAGGACGATGACGATGATGAAGTAGATCGCAAGTCTCAGCAAATTGCAGTCCCAGAATATAAACGTTTGATTGCAATCCATGctggaaagggaaagggtggacTGGATGATTGGCTGAGGCTCGATCCTAACAAAGTGAGACGCCTTAGTTTAAGTGAGCTAGAACTTGAGAAGGCTGCTGTAACTCATGCAAAAGAAATTATAAG GTTTACTCAGAGGAACTTGTTGAGAGTATACCCAAAGGGAATACGTTTTGACTCATCTAATTACAATCCCCTCATTGGATGGATGCATGGGGCACAGATGGTCGCACTAAACATGCAG GGTTATGGAAGATCACTCTGGGTGATGCGTGGAATGTTCAGGGCCAACGGTGGCTGTGGATATGTTAGAAAACCAGATATCTTATTGAAGACTGGTAATGAGATTTTTGACCCTAAAGCCAAATTACCAGTTAAAACTACACTGAAG GTGACAGTATTCATGGGTGAGGGATGGTATTATGATTTCCGTCATACACACTTCGACACTTACTCCCCTCCTGATTTCTACACAAGG GTAGGGATTGCTGGAGTTCCTGCTGATACTCTGATGAAGAAAACAAGGACGCTGGAGGACAATTGGATACCTAATTGGAATGAACACTTTGAATTCCCACTAACAGTTCCTGAATTGGCTCTGCTTCGGATTGAAGTTCATGAGTATGATATGTCTGATAAGGATGACTTTGGAGGACAAACATGCTTGCCTGTTTCAGAACTAAGAGAAGGCATCCGAGCTGTTCCTCTTCATAATCAAAAAGGGGAGCCATACAGGTCGGTAAAGCTTCTGATGCGATTTCAGTTCATCTGA